The window cctagatgaagagtaaaaacaaatataatagaacttctgtgaccctcaaaaagctttcaatggtagacatttaatccccaattgttccacttaatttttggatctgtcttatttttctgctcAACCTTTACAACCAGCTCCCCAAATGGACATATagcttgaatataacacataactcatggtgggacctacaaaactTGGTAACATCAACACACCAGTTTATTTGGTGGTGTgatgtacaccaaccaatccgcttccccgggGGCGTGCCATGAACGGACGCACATTTCCTACGAAAGCATTTGCAAGAAGTTACTGTGCACCGGAATGCAAGGTGGAGTCCAACAAGATGTTTACGGGAAATTCAATCCGTCCAATCATTTTTTGAGCTGATTTGAGGACATGACCAAACCGAGGAGTGGCTCGTTTTAatgttggatctaccttattatTGGTCGCATGTccaatggacagattagatttctcacacacatcacataaGCCCACCTGAATTCTTATGCAACCCCAACGAAATGCTTTAGCAAAAAATCCGTGTATTCCacgcttattttaggacatgcacgGGAGGAAATAATATGAATTTTGTgatcacagttgaaatattcacatGGACACGAAAGTTTTATATCAGTAAGTTTTTAGTGTTTTTACTTAATCGCAGTGAAAACAACcttttaaacggtttggatgtttgagtctaagaaggtttcaacggccaACATTCCTTTCACCGctatttcatctcgtatggcccacttgaaatttgtatccTATTTAGTTTCGgttgcatgtcttaaaatgagctctaaaaatggatggacggttagatttctcatgaacattgcagtggaccccaccttgcatccctCAGCAGTAACTTCGTGCGAAAGGCTTTagaaggaaatccgcgtccccacgAAGGCGCGTGGCTGGGAAAATGGAGCTGACGTGGCATTCGTGGAGCACTGCCGGCTATAAAAGGACGTTCCGACGTGCCCAAGCCAGTTACGTCAGTTGAAGCTCGAAGCAGAGCTCCGAAAGGAAAACAGAGCGAAATTGCGTTTTACATCTGCAACTGTCAAAATCCCCGAGCTCCGAAAGGAAAACAGATCGAAATCGCGTTTAACTTCTGCAATTCGATCCTATACAATGCCTAGAAACGTCAATTCCGTCCTCCACGCCAGCAATCCACGCAAGAAACGACAAATGCAGCCCGTTTCTCACTCGAAGAAGCTCCGTTCCAAGATCCCTCGCCGGAAACGCATCCCTCACTTCCCAATTCTCAGCAGATCTTCGAACGAGCTGTTTTCATCAAAAGAGTCAGAATTATCGGCGTTTCCAGCaccttcctgctcttcctcctgCTTTACGGGCGATGTCTCCTGCGATTCGAGCATGATCTCTGTCGGTTCTGTGAACCCGAAGAAACGGCAGAGATCGAAGGAAAGCGACGCAATCGAACGCTCCGGAGTCGCATTTTTCGGCAAGGATTCGCGGCCGATAACCAGATCTTACTACCGGCTGAAAGAAAATGTCAGGTCTGAAGAAAACAAAGGATCTCCAACCGTAGGATCGTTTTCTCCACCGAAGGGTAGAGACGTCATTAGATCGGCTGAGGTTTCTGAGAGAAATTTGAAGCAGACGATCGGATCTGTCAAAAGAGCTCCAAAATCAGAGAAGAGCGAAGAAATCTCTTGCATTGAACCGTTTTTACCGGAGAATCCCAATCTGAAAGCTGGATCCTGTAAAGGAGACGAAAATTCGTTGCAATCTCTTGCAATTGCAGCATCTGCAGCCTCCGGAGCTGAGTTCTCCGAAATTTCCTGCATAGAATCGCTTTCGGCTGCGAACACTCGAAATGCAGCGAAAACTGAGCCAAGTGTCGTTGTTTCAGAACAGACTGTGGATCTCACTTGCTCAGAGCAGCTATCGGACGGAGACGACAGCTCGGATTATTCGAGCTGTCAGGAAATGACGCTTTCGCAGCTGGAAGCAGAGATTTTCCCTAAAAATTCGGACGGTGAGTGTGTCGAGTTTTCTCAGCCGTCGCTTTCGTCGATCCTAGGAGAGTCGTCGGTTGATTCCGAAACATCCGGCTGTAATTCCACTCCGTCGGTCTGTTTTTCGCTGTTTTTACAATACACGAAGCAGTTGTCGAGGTCGAGATCGCGTCTGAAATTTGGAACGTCTGATGGAATCGAAGACGAATACTCTGACAAATTTACGGTCAGATATTCAATTTGCATAAGATGTCTTCTTTAAAGTTGTTTTGTATTTATATTGTCTAAATTGATGTTGTAATTTTTAGCTTTTGAGGTTCGAAAATGAAGAGCATGAAGAGAGCTACAAAAAGCTCAGGATCAGGGAGAGGAGACATGAGTATCGGCACAACTATATCGAGGTATACGGCCTGACGACGGAGTATGGAGATGTCGTGCTCCAGCAGCGGCTGCTGATGGTAAACTGGATAATCGAGGTGAGGGACTCTCAAATCACATTTTCTTAACAATCGCGCTTCTTTAAAGCTTTCTTGTTTCAAATAATCGGCGATTTTTTGCGGGAGTAGTTGAGCACATACTACGCAGTGTTCTACCATTTGAGATCGTTCCGCGTTTTGCTGTCTGCTGGAACCCGGACCGGGATTGTTTACAAGCTTGTCTTACAAAGCACCAAATATGTGTGGGGCACAATGCACTTTATATGTCAATCCACTCGGTCCATAATGCGAGAACCATTATTTTAACCGTTCCTGCAAAGAATCATCTCCATATAAATCTCAAATAGGTCATGCCAATGGAAACCATGTAAAAGCTTCTCCTAAAACCTTCAAGTTCACACGCTGCCGCCTTGCGGCCCGATAGGCTGATTTTGGTATTTTCCCTTTGTCCTGGTGATTTACACCTGATAACGGGTacgatgaaagatacacaccatgctGGCCCCACACAAACTTATGGTTGGGATAGCATCCGATTGCTCCTTGTGGTCTGGCCATTTGAGCCGTTGATCTCGATTATTTTTTACCTGTATCTTAGGATCGATGATTGAACCTGATGTACTGATTGGATtctatatatatacaatatggtggacccacaAGCTTGGGCGTTTTACGCGCTGAGTAAAACACAACGCGGAAAACAGGCGTTGTGAAGGATCCCCGTCCCTGAACGGATGCATGTGCATCCTCGTATCGTATCGTATCTGGCTGTTTCTTTACTCTGTTTCTATGATACGCTGGACTAGGTAAGATTGTAGACCACAGGACGTCGAACCCGAAGCCTAGGTCTTCCATTGTGCATGGACCATGTGATCTTAACCGCTCATCTGGTGGACCATAATGTGGATATCCTGCGGTGAAAATTCATTTTTCTGCGGTCCAAGCATTTCAATTTAAGCATGCCACCGGCCCTTTCAATCTTAAACACCCAATCTAAGTCCAACTTGTGGCCACCAGTATCTAGATCCTGCGAATTCTGCACTCTGGACGGTCCATTGGAAATCACACCAGAGGAGAGGCTCCAAATCGGGTGGGCACTCTTGCGAGTCACGGGAGTTTGATTTCCTCCAGTTCTTTCGTTTGGGTTTTGACAGAGTACGGTGCTCCCGGCCGTGGTGTACCGTACGTGGGTTCTCAACTACGATTTCATCTTAAATgatgatcttaaccgttcatATTCTCTTTACTGCTTTATAGAAGATACGATCAAATATTGATTATACTAAGCTTTACATATTGGATTTGGATATGGTCCATTCAAGCTTTACTTTCAATGTTTTAAAACCATCTTCACACACAATCATCCTTTCATCGAATCCTCCTTAGAATGGATCTTCTAGCATAGAATCTaaaatatgaacggttcagatcatcatctaagatgcAAACTGGGGGACCCACCCCCGCAGGTAGCTGTGGAATGGGGGCACCTTAACCTATCAAAACCGTCGTCAAGGAACCTTGTTCGGTTTCGAGTTGTTTCAGATTCGGAGCATTCCCACGAACTATAATTAGTTTCCAGGACACTCGGACCCACTAAGTTAGTTGCGATACGTGCTGAACTGAACCCAGGCGGGGCCCGCCATGTCCATCTACGTTAGAATGCTTTTTTCCCACGTGCAAAACCATGTTCCTATGGCGATTTCTCTTCCCATTCTTTTTCCCTACCGGATGTCTCCCTCTCTTTTGACATGGATTCTTCTTTGGAGCAGCACGCGGACGAGCACGAGCTGCACTACGAGACATTGTTCTTGAGCGTGAGCCTGTTCGACAGATTTCTAGGCAAAGGGttcttcaaaagcaaaagaaaacttCAACTTCTCGGAATCGCTTGCTGCACCCTCGCTACGAGGATCGAAGAAAACCAGCCACTTAACTGGTATCTATCTACTCTCTCCTTTATTATCGTCACCGACTCCATCCGATTTTTTTCGCCCTATCTCGACTTTTTGAATTTTCTTAAGTGGCACCGTCTATCTTTCGCAAAGCTCTCCGACACAAATACCTCGCGAATGAAGTAACATTCACGAACTCGCGATCGTGTGCTCGGAGTGTAGGACAGACGAACCACCTAACTAGCTTAGACTGGCAGTCTTGTAATTTCGGGGCAATTAAAGGGCAGTTTCAGGATCAGTCTTTTTATTACAGCTGATAGCTGGGAATACCCTCATTGGGGTAACAATTTACAGATTTGACAACTCCTGGTTATGAATCGGGAATTCCCACGTGTCAAAGTTGCACATGTGCGAGATCCAAGCCGCTCACATGACGGGCCTCATTCTGGTGATAGATGCTTTGGCTAAAATAAATCAGGAAATTCTGAATATCAGGTGAGCCCTAACTGGACAAGCAAACCGATAGTCAAGTGAAATTTAATGGTGTTCCAGAGTCACGATACTACTAGGGCTACCTGATGaccaatcagcctgattttcaagaCAAGCATCTACCGAGAGCGGTTTTGATCTTGAGTGAGAGACCAGCGCCAACTCGTCCCAGTTCATTTTAGCATTTCTCATGTGTGGCAAGTCATGGACATAATATAATGGAagtacttttcttcttcttcttcttcttcttcttcttcttttcagtaTCCGACGGAAAGAATTCCTAGTGGGAACCAACGTGTTCAGCAGATGTGAAGTGGTGGCCATGGAATGGCTAGTGCAGGAGGTCCTCAGCTTCCAATGTTACCTGCCAACGATCTACAACTTCCTATGGTATTATATATATTCTTTGATCCCTTttgataaaatagaaataattcattTTGGAACATCTACACCATAAGTTCGCTATAGGTGAATCTCATCGCCATTTTGGTACATATAATTTGACTCTGATTGTAAGTATACCAGATCGTAATACTTTTCATTAACTGATGGGACTCACTTTTTTATCCGTCTGATGAGATTTGCCCATAGCGAACTTTCACAGCGAGCGTTTCTTGCTTGGATCAGATTTAAGAGAATTTATCAGCCACACGTTATGGTACCATAACTCGTGGTTTGGCACTATATCTGTTCTACTAAAATGCTACTTGTGCAGGGATTCCATACCATGAAAACGGTAGGTGCCACTATGAAGATTATTCTTCTCTCAGCCACACCTGTATTTTCAATCAGATCATcggtggttgtccattgattccagcAGTGTGGCCATCTGATGAgtgaaccaatctgatttttatgCAAGATGATCTTCATGTCGGGATGTATTGTTTTCATGGCGGATTTCCTACACATGAGGCATGAAGCTGGGGTGCGGTTGCCTGTTACTAATCCATTCTCAAGATTTAAACGAGGCCTAGCCCTGGGTCCACGGACCATTATCGCACCCTGTTGTTGGACCAATGGCATGGATGATCGGAACTGTTCAAGAGTTAGGTTCTATAATGATATTCAACGGGTGGAGTGCGAGTTGCCACAAACAGATCCTAGCCATGTTGTCTGTGTATGGATATAATCATACAATGAGATTACATTAATGGGATAGTTTACATCGAGCCCTTTCTTTCGAATTCTAGGATCATTTAAGAAAGAAAGGGACGCCCATCTACTATTTCCGCTAGTTCCCACCTCAAGTAGTCCATGGAccctatctttcaaaaaaaaaaaaagaagtccatgggcccactgccttttacacttcaaataataaaaaaacaggTCAGATGTAAACGACCCGAATGCATAGCATGAAGAACGGTAATTTCATGTGCCGGTATAGATGTCAATATAGAATAGTGTGAGATATCTGATATCccagctttccatcaggtgaggTACAGTGTTTAGATCCTCTCGCCTAAAGTCAGGTTGTTACACACCTCAGGCAGCCCacagcatttttattttatttttaaaaaaaagcaaaTTGATGGCTGAGAAATGTTTTAATGGTCATCTTACGTTGTATATTGTGGACCACCCGATGAGTGAAATGGCCTCATTTTGGAGCAGAAGCATTATTTCCAAGCAGATGGTAAGATCCAATCAAGCACCCTTCGCATATGAGCGCTTGCGGCTGCATGTGGATGACCAGTGCGCGACCTGCACGTGAAATCAGTAAACCTTTGCGTGGGATTGCCTATCAAGAAAATGTCTAGAATTGCATTCGTTTCCATGATGCCGGGTCTCGCTTTAGCCCAACACCCTTCCTTAAACTGGCCAAACCAACATTGAAAAGCCTATAGTGTTAAACGTAAGAGAaatgctttgatactctggcagagtggaCCGATTGATAtgtaggcacttagaaattgcacaaatTACTAATAACTGATAATTAAACTCAGTTGATTATATTactatctgattggtggacatttatcagacagttagaaatgaaaaatatcgaaGGGGCCAATTCCCATGAACAATTCTCCACTCTCCACAATCTAGTCAGTTTCATTCGAGTTAATATATGCTGTGGGTACAAGATCAGGGTGCCAGCATATCAAGCGTCATGAGTATCATATGATATGACTCGTCTTAAACATTATTCATCTTTTTTCtgttgaaaatcgaaaatgcagGTTCTACCTTAGTGCCGCAAAGGCAGATGCGGAGGTGGAGGGCCGCGCCAAATATCTGGCCGTGCTGTCGCTCCTCGACCATGAGAGCCTGTGCTTCTGGCCTTCAACCGTCGCAGCCAGTTTGGTCATTCTCGCTTCCCTCGCTGCCAATCGCGACTCCTCGTGCCAGTGGGTGATGGAGGTAACACACATCTCTAACTACTTCAATTTCCACGACAAGAATGGAAGGTGAGGATCTCATTAGATTTTCTGTGACTGAGTCATTAACTTGCGTCAGGTGAGGACAGTCATCGATCTGGCTCCACGTATGGACTGAGCTGTTTGCTGATTCTACACTCGTGTGGAAGCCCTTTACATCCACACGGAGGCAAATTTGTCCCAATTTGACACGTCTGACGGAATTGATATTCCATCATGTGAGCATCTCTACGCTGTTAGGATCCTGTGCCCGAAAATCCGGCCATTTTACACCTCGAGTGGGCCATAACATTCAAATCGTAAGAACAGCTAGAAAGAAAATTTTAACCTTCAATTTACTTTGTACCTTATGGCCCACTTCAAAGGTGAAATCATCTGCTTTTTCGGAAGAAGATCCAACCATGATTTCcaagcttatggaaagctcatATCTCagatgtgtttatatatatatatatatatatatatatatatatatataattcctaCAAGTGGATGTATACGGCTCCACGCCTGAGTAGAATTAGCATTCTTGAATTGACTGTGTCACTAAAAATGGGGACTGTTATCCTCTGCAACACATGTTGTACAAGGCCACACAACAAtggagttctgtgggcccaccatattgtaagCGTGAAATCCACTCTGGACATCAGGTGTACCGGTCCATTGCAGTCCCTTTTGCCAACATTCATCCTGATCCACAACTGAGGTGGGCCAGACTACAGGGAAGAATGGAGAGGAGTTGTATGCGGGGaacattatatatatttaaactAATCTGCTCATCAACTTTGCCCACAGGATGAACTactactccaaaaatcagctggatTAAAAAACTCAGGCGTGATTTTACATTATTGCTTGTGgtgtagctcacttgagtttttacagggctgatttttgtattgtgTGGTAGAGATGAAATGCTTACCTGCTGGACGGAGAGGATGTCACACGCAGAATATGGTGGTATAGCAAGTGCTGTCGAGAATTCCGTTCCACACAGGGTTAAGGTGATCTGCATATTAATCAATACGGAGATCACCTCGGAAAGACCCACGTCACCCACCAATGGAATGATGGGACCTAGAAGAGTGCAAATAGGTCCCATCATTCTGGACCTTACTCTTGCCCCGGTGGTAGACTTACAACACTAGGTAAGGGTTCgactacccataggtggtgaaatccccctacggcgtgagtgtgtgggcatATGTGCGCGTGAAAATCCCATTGGAGCACGCGTAGCAACTGGCCATGGCAGTCCGTAGAATACCAACCAGAAAGCTTTGGCTTTCCGGCAAAAAGTGAACTTTTACAATAGTTAGATGAGAGATGAGGCTATCTGTCAAGCGTTAACGGTGTCTTGCGGTTTTGCAGACACACGTCCGAACCGGAAACGACGATCTACCAGAATGCATACGGGTACGAATCTCGACGAGCCAAGctcgtccctagggctattttgtAATTTCATTTGTCGTAGAGGGGTGTTTCTTTCCGATTCCTTTGCTTTCCCTTCTTAAACTGCCACATTTTCAGTTATAACTGGTGCAAACGATGGGACCCACCCGTCTACGTCCCTCATTTATTGGGTGGGACCCATTGGTTTGGCAATCCGggagcggcttcggtggatccctgactgtgaggcctgccgtgatgtatgttccttacatccacgccgtccatccattttgacagttgATTTTAGAGCAGCATGACCACAtgttaggtggatcacaccgtaGGAAAATGTGGTGACTCAATACCCATCATTGATcacttcttgagggccaccggaatgtttattgcCATACTACATGTTGATTAGGGCtatcaacgggccgggcctggaGTTGGtctcggcctggattttgaactgtttccagCTGGGCCGTTGGGCCAGCCATATTCAAAATTCTGCTTTTAATAGGCcagagcccggcccattgacacccctaccgTTGTAAAGGTCGCaaagacctggacgaaggaacaatacaaatatcagttggatacaaaacttttgaggactataaaaagttttaatggtcaatcaccactgtttcctgtagtgtggtccacctaaaatttaaatctgcttcattttttgcattacgtagaaaaaaaaaaaaaactattaaaatggatggacgacgtggatataaggCGGATACATGGTGGGCGCTGCACTCAGGATCCAAGCCGCGCCCCCGTGGATTACCATAACTATGAAAGGCAATGGGAGGGCTGGGCCAGGTTCTTGGGCTTCGAATGGCCCCATTTCTATTTGGGCATACAAATACGGCTTTCAATTTCATGACCAAGGCCCATCAAAGTCTAAATTAAACATGCACGATCCCGGTCTCAGGACTCAGATCCACCCATAAACCTATATCGGGCTGAGACCGTAAACCCGAGAGCCTGTGGGTCCATTTCTACCTTTTAAACATAAAACCTCGTTGGATCGTATAATTGAGCCTGATGTCGTACCCTTGCAGGGCCTGGAGTGGTTGGTGAAGTACGTTTGCTAGAGAAAAACCGTCAATCGTCGCATCAGAGCCGTCCAATTTCAAGCCAAGATGAGGTGAGATAACAGATTACACCGGTAGGACCTTTATTCTTTCTCGTATGAATTTTAGCAATTTGTAACATGTTCCTCTCAATTCTTCaaatgtattaaaaaaataataaaaatgataggATAGAACAATGCGTAGTTGTTGTACAAGTGGGAAGATAGTCCCAGCTAACAGCATCTCTCTTCTTTAACAATTTGTTGTAATCACCAAACTAGTCGGACTAAAACTTGGCCTATGGCCTTGAATACAGAATCCTCACTGTTTAAAAATCCCATTCATTGTTGATGGTTGATCTTGCATGTCCCACATTGATTAAGCTCAGCAGACTGATGATGCAGcacagcccattgacagccctagataTGGCTGCATTCTCGGTAAGAGGATGAGCGCCAAAAGCAATGAGTATTTGAGGATGTAACCTGTTATTACAGGCTTTGGCAGAAGGCCCCACGCGTGAATTGATGATACATGTCATGCCAGTGCAACACATCGATCCATCCTCCGTGGGAATTGATGACACGTATCATGCCAGTTAAAAAAATCGATCCATACTACACCCACTGTAACTTAAAATTGGTTGCCATACCTTGAATTCTAACACGTGTCTGGCTCCTGTCAGCATCTCAACAACACCGCCAACCCCAAACCTCatcatttgtgtggcccacctgtggacCTCTGTCGCCTCAGCTGCCTTCCCATAGTGGATTTGCTACTGCTGAGATGCAGTTAGATTGGTACCGTTGTTGGAAACTTAAAGCAGAGCCTTTAGAgcatttgggtccttactcttgctcgggtggtggaCTCCCacgagtttcaactcccggtcaagggttcgagtacccataggtggtgaaattccactagggtgagcgtgtggggtgtgtgtgcgtgtgttaaaaaaaagaagaaaaaagaagaaaaaaaaaaagaaaaagagcagtACTTAATCTAGCATGTAACACAGCAGGCTCAAACCCTAGCCCTGTAGAAATTGGTTCGGATAGGGACCTGACCTGTCCTGGCCTGAAAATTGATCAAATCCTTGTTTCCCACAGTAAATATTCCTAATCCATCCTTGATCAGGTGAGCTGCACATGCAAGCATAAATGGGCCACGGTCGACATTCGAGATGCATGTTTCTTTCCTAATGGCATATTTGTAGAATAGAACGCATGCACACATGAAGTCCGGTCCGGTGAGGCTGGGCCTATCCGGGCGAAAATGACATAAGCCTAAGCTCAGCCCAAAATTTTATTTGTCCATACTTGCGATGCTCAAGCCCAGCCGATTAGGCCATCGTTGATCCAGAGTACGCCCGTTCGGGCGCTGGGGCTTTCAAGAGGCTGGGCCTGGATTTGAAACTGTTGGAACTCGGCCTattcaaaaaattaatttttCCTGGCCCCTATGACGTGCCGCCTGCCATTGCCACCCCTATTATGAACGGACatagattttatccacaccgttcatccattttgata of the Magnolia sinica isolate HGM2019 chromosome 7, MsV1, whole genome shotgun sequence genome contains:
- the LOC131250690 gene encoding cyclin-SDS-like — encoded protein: MPRNVNSVLHASNPRKKRQMQPVSHSKKLRSKIPRRKRIPHFPILSRSSNELFSSKESELSAFPAPSCSSSCFTGDVSCDSSMISVGSVNPKKRQRSKESDAIERSGVAFFGKDSRPITRSYYRLKENVRSEENKGSPTVGSFSPPKGRDVIRSAEVSERNLKQTIGSVKRAPKSEKSEEISCIEPFLPENPNLKAGSCKGDENSLQSLAIAASAASGAEFSEISCIESLSAANTRNAAKTEPSVVVSEQTVDLTCSEQLSDGDDSSDYSSCQEMTLSQLEAEIFPKNSDGECVEFSQPSLSSILGESSVDSETSGCNSTPSVCFSLFLQYTKQLSRSRSRLKFGTSDGIEDEYSDKFTLLRFENEEHEESYKKLRIRERRHEYRHNYIEVYGLTTEYGDVVLQQRLLMVNWIIEHADEHELHYETLFLSVSLFDRFLGKGFFKSKRKLQLLGIACCTLATRIEENQPLNCIRRKEFLVGTNVFSRCEVVAMEWLVQEVLSFQCYLPTIYNFLWFYLSAAKADAEVEGRAKYLAVLSLLDHESLCFWPSTVAASLVILASLAANRDSSCQWVMETHVRTGNDDLPECIRGLEWLVKYVC